Proteins found in one Manduca sexta isolate Smith_Timp_Sample1 chromosome 8, JHU_Msex_v1.0, whole genome shotgun sequence genomic segment:
- the LOC115440073 gene encoding GPI mannosyltransferase 2, which translates to MYSPRQKILWFALSTRIFVIILQAISNLVIPDHNANVFISPEDPTLRKTYGDVIVDKLFGGLKRWDAQYFIHIAQYGYTYENCLAFFPLYPLVVRYVAYGISSVLGSFVNFHSTLLISASLVNIIMFIKSADILHRLSLRVLRNECKAYKSVILYCVNPASIFFSAPYSETLFAWMSFYTMLKCTDNETLRFANIDILCGLPTGFSMITRSNGSVNLGFIIYASLKNVIERTLPEIVYKYKTLKHKIILPVLLLPLFISCMALFLAVILGLLPFLLLQTYNYFKYCIHNEHNLPDFLSNAEYVLPGTAQSPWCNYSLPLSYSYIQSHYWDVGFLKYYKLKQIPNFILAFPILFLIMYHCMRYIINNIRLCLALGIRFNIFGNSNKMPYRPKQYSKGFGANDPSIFVYIVHIMFLCIFCIFFVHIQVSTRLLASASPVLYWICSSCMNVSPTPTSDQNTINEHFRRIGTGKRIPSNYLSIANLEGVDNMYSKWKTFIISRRMPDFQSRSLQYYFIGYFLVGTVLFSNFYPWT; encoded by the coding sequence ATGTATTCTCCAAGGCAAAAAATACTGTGGTTTGCGCTGAGTACAAGAatttttgtgattattttacAAGCAATATCAAACCTCGTCATACCAGACCACAATGCGAATGTCTTCATAAGCCCTGAGGATCCAACATTACGTAAAACTTACGGTGATGTTATTGTGGATAAATTATTTGGTGGTTTGAAGAGATGGGATGCTCAGTACTTTATACACATTGCTCAATACGGCTATACTTATGAAAATTGTCTAGCATTCTTTCCGCTATACCCGTTGGTCGTCAGATATGTGGCTTATGGAATAAGCAGCGTGCTTGGATCATTCGTAAACTTTCATAGTACATTGCTAATATCTGCTTCATTAGTAAACATTATAATGTTCATAAAATCAGCTGATATATTACATCGGTTAAGTTTAAGAGTTCTAAGGAATGAGTGTAAAGCCTATAAATCAgtcatattatattgtgtgaATCCTGCAAGCATATTTTTCTCTGCTCCATATTCCGAAACACTGTTTGCTTGGATGTCTTTTTATACAATGTTGAAATGTACTGATAATGAAACCCTGAGGTTTGCCAACATTGATATATTGTGTGGTTTACCAACAGGGTTCTCTATGATCACTAGGTCTAATGGTTCTGTTAATCTAGGATTTATAATCTATGCTAGCTTGAAAAATGTTATTGAGCGAACTTTACCTGAAATTGTGTACaagtacaaaacattaaaacataaaattattcttcCAGTATTGTTGTTACCATTGTTCATATCTTGTATGGCACTGTTTTTGGCTGTGATACTAGGTTTGTTACCATTTCTCTTGCTGCAAACATACAATTACTTCAAATATTGTATACACAATGAGCATAACTTGCCTGACTTTTTGTCAAATGCAGAGTATGTGTTGCCAGGGACAGCCCAAAGTCCATGGTGTAACTACTCATTGCCTCTGTCATATTCTTATATACAGTCTCATTACTGGGATGTTggttttttgaaatattataagctTAAGCAAATTCCAAACTTCATTCTTGCTTTTCCAATACTATTCCTAATAATGTATCATTGCATGCgctacataattaataatataagactTTGCTTAGCACTTGGcataagatttaatatatttggaaaTTCAAACAAGATGCCTTATAGGCCAAAGCAATATTCTAAAGGATTTGGGGCCAATGATCCttcaatatttgtatatatagttcatataatgtttttatgtattttttgcatattttttgtacatattcAAGTGTCAACTAGGTTGTTAGCATCGGCTAGTCCAGTTTTATATTGGATTTGTTCTAGCTGTATGAATGTAAGTCCCACACCAACATCAGATCAAAACACAATTAATGAGCACTTCCGTCGAATTGGAACGGGAAAGCGAATCCCTTCcaattatttatcaatagcGAATTTAGAAGGTGTTGACAATATGTATAGCAAATGGAAAACGTTTATTATATCACGACGAATGCCCGATTTTCAGTCACGTAgcttgcaatattattttataggatactttttagtgggtacagttttattttctaactttTATCCATGGACATGA
- the LOC115440129 gene encoding ubiquilin-1: MAEGQEDPKKITITVKTPKEKQQVEIAEDADIKKLKEVLSPKFSAEPEQLCLIFAGKIMNDSDTLKQHNIKDGLTVHLVIKSPPRPEPEGAARRPPADVGATPFGLNSLGGLAGLESLGLGQSTFMDLQARMQQELLSNPDMLRQVLDNPLVQQMMNDPENMRTLITSNPQMQDLMARNPEISHMLNNPELLRQTMELARNPAMLQELMRSHDRALSNLESIPGGYNALQRMYRDIQEPMLNVASSMAGNPFSGLVDNSDGTNPQQGSENRQPLPNPWQRGGSNTTSSGGGTGPGLINTPGMQSLLQQMSENPRLVQSMLSAPYTNSMLQALSADPEMASQLINQNPMFANNPQLQEQIRTMMPQLLAQLQNPEMQQMMSNPQALNALLQIQQGMEQLRAAAPTLVTSLGLGAGAAAAPPPPPPNPAQPPAQQRQQHNSELFTQFMQRMMSAMSNNQTNSQQPPEQRYSQQLEQLAAMGFLNRDANLQALIATFGDVNAAVERLLALGQLSMS, from the exons ATGGCAGAGGGACAAGAGGACCCCAAAAAAATTACGATCACAGTGAAAACACCAAAAGAGAAACAACAAGTGGAGATCGCAGAGGATGCTGACATTAAAAAA CTCAAGGAAGTATTGTCCCCAAAATTCAGTGCGGAGCCAGAACAGTTATGCTTGATTTTCGCCGGGAAAATCATGAATGATTCGGATACCTTGAAGCAACACAACATCAAGGATGGTTTGACAGTTCACCTGGTTATCAAGTCTCCCCCGCGGCCGGAGCCGGAGGGAGCAGCGCGACGGCCTCCAG CTGATGTTGGTGCCACCCCATTTGGCCTGAATTCCCTTGGTGGACTAGCTGGGCTTGAAAGCTTGGGCCTTGGACAGAGCACTTTTATGGATTTACAa gCTCGTATGCAACAGGAACTTCTGTCCAATCCGGACATGTTGCGACAAGTTCTTGACAATCCTCTGGTGCAACAAATGATGAATGACCCTGAGAATATGCGCACTCTCATTACATCCAACCCACAGATGCAGGACTTGATGGCT AGGAATCCTGAAATCAGTCACATGTTGAACAACCCTGAACTGCTGCGTCAGACTATGGAACTGGCTCGCAACCCCGCCATGTTGCAAGAGTTAATGCGCTCGCACGACCGCGCGCTCTCCAATCTCGAGAGTATACCTG GTGGGTATAATGCACTGCAACGGATGTATCGAGATATTCAAGAGCCTATGTTGAATGTGGCAAGCAGTATGGCCGGCAACCCATTCTCTGGACTAGTTGACAATTCTG ATGGCACAAATCCCCAACAAGGCTCGGAGAACAGGCAGCCATTGCCAAACCCGTGGCAGCGCGGTGGGTCGAACACAACATCTTCTGGCGGTGGCACAGGGCCCGGACTCATCAACACGCCGGGCATGCAGTCGCTGCTGCAGCAGATGTCTGAGAACCCGCGGCTGGTGCAGTCCATGCTGTCGGCGCCCTACACTAACAGCATGCTGCAGGCGCTCAGCGCTGACCCTGAGATGGCCTCGCAGCTTATCAACCAG AATCCAATGTTCGCAAACAATCCGCAACTGCAAGAACAAATACGCACAATGATGCCACAGCTTCTAGCCCAATTGCAGAACCCGGAGATGCAACAAATGATGTCCAATCCACAG GCGCTGAACGCGTTGCTGCAGATTCAGCAGGGCATGGAGCAGCTGCGTGCGGCGGCGCCCACGCTGGTGACGAGCCTGGGGCTGGGCGCAGgcgcggccgccgcgccgccgccgccgccgcccaaCCCCGCGCAACCGCCTGCACAGCAACGGCAGCAGCACAACTCCGAGCTCTTCACACAG TTCATGCAGCGGATGATGTCGGCCATGTCCAACAACCAGACCAACTCGCAGCAACCGCCCGAGCAGCGCTACTCACAGCAGCTGGAACAACTCGCTGCCATGGGATTCCTCAACAGGGATGCTAATTTGCAAG CTCTGATCGCGACATTCGGCGACGTGAACGCGGCGGTGGAGAGGCTACTGGCGCTGGGCCAGCTGTCCATGAGCTAA